CCCCACGCCGGAAGCATCAGCGGGGCCTCCGCCGCAAGCGTTACTGTGTCGCCGGTAAAGACGTTGCGATAAGCGCCGATAAACGCCGTGCCGTTGAGCGTGACGCTTTGCACGCGATCCGACAGGTTCAACGCCGCGAAAACCTTATCCCCATCCTTCTCCCGCACAAACGCGAAAATATCGGCGTTGTTGGTCGTCAACACGCGCTGCAAGCGGCTGCCGTGCTCGCCGTTCCACAGCGCCTGGTTTTGCCGTTTTAAATGAAGAAGCGCTTTATATAAATCCGCATTTTTGTGGTCGCGCCAAATAATCTGATCTTTGTCGAAAAATCGCAGCCGCTTATCGAGTCCCGCTTCTTGCCCGCTGTAAATGAGCGGCATGCCGTTAAAGGTGGAGGTGAGCACGGCAAACATTTCGGCAGCCCCGCCGAACAACTCCGCCGTTGTTCCATGCCACGAGTTTTCATCGTGGTTCGAAGTGAAATACAAGCGATAGGCGCTCGCGGGATAATTCGTCCTTTCGGCAGCGGCGTAGCCGTTCAAACTGACGGCATTATCGACCCGATCCACAATTCGTTTCAACACGCCGTTGCCAAAGCCGTAGAGTCCCCAGGCAAAAGTCATGTCAAAGCCGGCGTCATGCCACGTGCGGCCGTCGCCTTCGGCCAGCATAAAAATATCAGGCTTCACTGCCTTGAGCTGAGCAGTCGCCTCCCTCCAAAAATCCTGCGGCACAAAGCTGACGGCATCGCAGCGAAAGCCGTCAACGCCAACCTCCTCCACCCAAAATTTCATGGCATTGATCATGTAGTTGCGCAGGCCCTGTTGCGCAAAGTTCAGCTCGATGACATCCGACCAGTTTGTGCCGGGGGGAGGAATGAAGTTGCCGTTGGCATCTTTGACATACCATTCCGGGTGCTCGATCGTGAGGGGATTATCCCAGGAGGTATGATTGGCGACCCAATCCATGATCACATACATGCCGCGATCATGAATCTTCTGCACCAGGTTTTTGAAATCATCCAGCGTGCCGAACTCCGGGTTCACTCCCAGATAATCGCGCACCGAATAATAGCTGCCCAAACTGCCGAGACGGTTGCGCTGGCCGATGGGATGGATCGGCATAAACCAAAGAATGCCGGCGCCCATCTCTTGCAGCCGGTCGAGATGGGTTTCAAACGCCGCA
The genomic region above belongs to Cytophagia bacterium CHB2 and contains:
- a CDS encoding T9SS type A sorting domain-containing protein — protein: MINLHHKLLRRFAVPAVLLLALLPAIASAQSHQDWSYNLSVYEVNVRQYTAAGTFAAFETHLDRLQEMGAGILWFMPIHPIGQRNRLGSLGSYYSVRDYLGVNPEFGTLDDFKNLVQKIHDRGMYVIMDWVANHTSWDNPLTIEHPEWYVKDANGNFIPPPGTNWSDVIELNFAQQGLRNYMINAMKFWVEEVGVDGFRCDAVSFVPQDFWREATAQLKAVKPDIFMLAEGDGRTWHDAGFDMTFAWGLYGFGNGVLKRIVDRVDNAVSLNGYAAAERTNYPASAYRLYFTSNHDENSWHGTTAELFGGAAEMFAVLTSTFNGMPLIYSGQEAGLDKRLRFFDKDQIIWRDHKNADLYKALLHLKRQNQALWNGEHGSRLQRVLTTNNADIFAFVREKDGDKVFAALNLSDRVQSVTLNGTAFIGAYRNVFTGDTVTLAAEAPLMLPAWGYIVYAAGDANTGVADEALPEAFVLAQNYPNPFKSVTKISYVLAAPAEVRLAIFDLLGREVMILVSGKKPAGAHEITLSASDLPDGVYVYKLEAGNRVEAKFLTVLRQAEN